ATCTTGAAAATTATAGGAGTAACTGCACTGGTTATGGTTAACACGACGAGAACATCGAACATCCGCACCTTGAACTCCAAAAGGACATATGGGGTCCGAACATTTAACCAACGAATTTGTGGATGAACCAGCAGTATCAAAGAAATTAAGCTTAATCTGCATATTACACaacaaacaacaaatattatGCTCCAAAAGAGAACCTTGGCTCCCAAGGCAACAAAACAAGCACCATACTACAACTAAGTAGTGATAATTAGTatgtatagtaaaaaaaaaaagcaatgaaaattgaaaattcttACCCCAAGCCCACTATATTGAGGGCAATTACTACAAGCTTTGCAATTGACCCACAAAAGATCACTTCCTGTGTCAATCATAACAGTAAATGTTTTGGGTGGAGATCCCAACTTCCTGtgtcaattataaattaaatcctaCTCTCAcctatctaaaaaaaataaaatgaaataaaatcaattttttagataaattgaatatataatattaatatcaaacatctaaaaaatagataaatttcaGTCACCTAACTCACTATGCATTCAGAAGTATGGTATTTCACTTTCATATGACattatttttcaatgttaataaaaacaacttttttcttttgaataaatGGAAAAGATGATAAGAAAATATGCCTGCTTGTTGAAAGAACAGACAATATGATCAATGCATAACACAACATAAGCAATAAATGAAGGAATTTTTTAGGGCGAGAGAGGATCAGACTTACCCGAAGGAGTTTGGATCAGCACTGCCTTGGACCGTGAAATTGCCTATGCCTCCAACACCTCCGAAGATTCTTGAGTGCCGAGCTCCATCACGAGCTGTCAACGTGTCCATCTCAATGTGATCGTTAAGTGGAACTACCCGTTTTAGAGGGAGGTAACGGATGCACACCACTGGTACAACCATGTTG
This sequence is a window from Cicer arietinum cultivar CDC Frontier isolate Library 1 unplaced genomic scaffold, Cicar.CDCFrontier_v2.0 Ca_scaffold_5429_v2.0, whole genome shotgun sequence. Protein-coding genes within it:
- the LOC101501495 gene encoding aspartic proteinase 36-like, producing the protein MQFYIILLLACCMANMVVPVVCIRYLPLKRVVPLNDHIEMDTLTARDGARHSRIFGGVGGIGNFTVQGSADPNSFGKLGSPPKTFTVMIDTGSDLLWVNCKACSNCPQYSGLGIKLNFFDTAGSSTNSLVKCSDPICPFGVQGADVRCSRRVNHNQCSYSYNFQDGSGTSGVYVTDKSYFDSIIGQSSPSSGNTSAIVFLG